In the genome of Elusimicrobiota bacterium, one region contains:
- a CDS encoding sulfatase has product MSAAKNPRSALALGLLLAAGLGTAFAETGRPPLCPGCNVVLIGIDDVRADSFQAMGAAEDVIPSLNRFASSSVAFTQAISAAPWSLPSFMSIFTGVYPFNHHLTNKYSDFNAEPMVPARLSTLSPGTRTLGEVLRDRGWRAGGFTGGAALTGSFGFSAGFEVYDDSATFGGFDRSVPEALRWLSDVRPGEKFFLFVHGYDAHSLRDAHFPAAFAARFRRLREDQMAGRPLRVNAEERALIRSSYAQALRAMDEHLRPLLERLDQPDISSRTVVLIAADHGEELFEHGGIDHGMTLYDEVIRVPLLLRVPGQAPGSVPLQVRTVDVLPTLLDVLGIAPDRRLARQMRGVSLRPMLSGSELHLNALCETDFLLQVSLRSLRTADGWKIVYDRYRPSATRLFRLSSDPAETRDVSAQEPKVANALQARLVEFFGPQ; this is encoded by the coding sequence GTGAGCGCCGCGAAGAATCCGCGGAGCGCTCTGGCGCTCGGGCTCCTGCTGGCCGCGGGCCTCGGGACGGCCTTCGCCGAGACGGGCCGCCCGCCGCTGTGCCCCGGCTGCAACGTCGTCCTCATCGGCATCGACGACGTCCGCGCGGACTCTTTCCAGGCCATGGGAGCCGCCGAGGACGTCATCCCATCACTGAACCGCTTCGCGTCCTCGTCCGTCGCCTTCACGCAGGCCATCAGCGCCGCGCCGTGGAGCCTGCCGTCGTTCATGTCGATCTTCACGGGCGTCTACCCGTTCAACCACCACCTGACCAACAAGTACTCGGACTTCAACGCGGAGCCCATGGTGCCGGCGCGCCTGTCCACGCTGAGCCCCGGCACGCGCACGCTCGGGGAGGTCCTTCGGGACCGCGGCTGGCGCGCGGGGGGCTTCACGGGCGGAGCGGCGCTGACGGGCAGCTTCGGGTTCTCCGCGGGATTCGAGGTGTACGACGACTCCGCCACCTTCGGCGGCTTCGACCGCAGCGTCCCTGAGGCGCTGCGCTGGCTCTCCGACGTCCGTCCGGGCGAGAAGTTCTTCCTGTTCGTGCACGGCTACGACGCCCACTCTCTGCGCGACGCGCACTTCCCGGCCGCTTTCGCGGCGCGCTTCCGCCGGCTGCGCGAGGACCAGATGGCGGGCCGGCCGCTGCGCGTCAACGCCGAGGAGCGCGCGCTGATCCGGTCCTCCTACGCGCAGGCGCTGCGCGCGATGGACGAGCATCTGCGGCCCCTGCTCGAGCGCCTGGACCAGCCCGACATCAGCAGCCGCACCGTCGTCCTGATCGCGGCCGACCACGGCGAGGAGCTCTTCGAGCACGGCGGCATCGACCACGGCATGACCCTCTACGACGAGGTCATCCGGGTGCCGCTGCTTCTGCGCGTGCCGGGCCAGGCGCCGGGCTCCGTGCCGCTCCAGGTGCGGACCGTGGATGTCCTGCCCACGCTCCTCGACGTCCTCGGCATAGCGCCCGACCGGCGCCTGGCCCGGCAGATGCGCGGCGTCAGCCTCCGGCCCATGCTGAGCGGCAGCGAGCTCCATCTCAACGCCCTCTGCGAGACCGATTTCCTGCTGCAGGTGTCGCTGCGCAGCCTGCGCACGGCGGACGGCTGGAAGATCGTCTATGATCGCTACCGGCCCTCCGCGACGCGATTGTTCCGGCTCTCCAGCGATCCTGCGGAGACCCGCGACGTCTCGGCCCAGGAGCCCAAGGTGGCCAACGCCCTCCAGGCGCGCCTGGTGGAGTTCTTCGGGCCGCAGTGA